A single genomic interval of Gammaproteobacteria bacterium harbors:
- a CDS encoding SMP-30/gluconolactonase/LRE family protein: MLEFSEVASGLLFPEGPIAMPDGSVLLVEIRRGTLSRVTPDGMVEVVAALGGGPNGAAIGPDGRCYVCNNGGFEWVEAHGSFFPGHQPADYSGGRIEAVDLHTGKFEVLYTACDGVPLRGPNDIVFDRQGGFYFTDLGKTREREMDRGAVYYATPDGASIREVLFPSLSPNGVGLSPDEDRLYVAETLTGRLMGYPITAPGQLGPIDPVQALVAGFESYQFFDSLAVDAEGNVCVATLLNGGITIIPPDGRTPRHVPTGDMMTTNICFGGDDLRTAYITCSMTGRLVSCRWETPGLPLNFLNRWQDPTRTGQPMRT; the protein is encoded by the coding sequence ATGCTGGAGTTTTCCGAGGTTGCGAGTGGACTGCTCTTTCCGGAAGGGCCGATCGCAATGCCCGATGGCAGCGTGCTGCTCGTGGAGATCCGGCGGGGAACGCTTTCGCGGGTAACGCCTGACGGCATGGTCGAGGTGGTCGCCGCACTCGGCGGCGGTCCCAACGGCGCGGCGATCGGTCCCGACGGCCGTTGCTACGTCTGTAACAACGGCGGCTTCGAGTGGGTCGAGGCGCACGGATCCTTTTTTCCCGGACATCAGCCGGCGGACTACTCCGGTGGCCGTATCGAAGCCGTGGACCTGCACACCGGCAAGTTCGAAGTGCTCTACACGGCATGCGACGGGGTACCGCTCAGAGGTCCCAACGACATCGTCTTCGATCGCCAGGGCGGCTTCTACTTCACTGACCTCGGCAAGACGCGTGAACGCGAAATGGATCGCGGCGCGGTGTACTACGCGACGCCCGACGGTGCCTCCATCCGCGAGGTTCTCTTCCCGAGCCTGTCACCGAATGGCGTTGGGCTTTCCCCGGACGAGGATCGTCTCTACGTTGCCGAAACCCTGACCGGTCGCCTGATGGGGTACCCGATCACCGCGCCCGGGCAGCTTGGGCCAATCGATCCTGTGCAGGCACTGGTTGCCGGTTTCGAGAGCTATCAGTTCTTCGACTCGTTGGCGGTCGATGCGGAAGGCAATGTGTGCGTGGCGACGCTCCTGAACGGCGGGATCACAATCATTCCCCCGGACGGCCGCACTCCGCGCCACGTACCCACGGGCGACATGATGACGACCAACATCTGTTTCGGCGGTGATGATCTGCGCACCGCGTACATCACCTGTTCGATGACGGGGCGGCTGGTCTCCTGCCGCTGGGAGACGCCGGGGCTGCCGCTGAACTTTCTGAACCGCTGGCAAGACCCGACTCGAACCGGGCAGCCGATGCGCACGTGA
- a CDS encoding phosphotransferase: MMTPLPSTPEDIDTAWLTAALAVRYPGVRVADIEVIAHREITNAHADLRVRYDVSAGAPPRMFCKMLPFADPARRQAIAATGMGLREALFYERLAPSLALRVPAVHVACHDASDGSFLLLLEDLTTTGCTVSDGPTSVAPAAAAQALEDLAELHVRYEDPTRRAAEAAWVPPPMTGGDYGDVRLRYGLDHHRDRLSTHFAAIAELYLAKRQAFHALWDSGPRTVIHGDPHIGNLFDDHGRTGFLDWGIVNLSTPLRDVSYFLTMALAIDDRRRHERDLLRHYLDARAARGGLAISFEDAWRDHRLQTAYAVPACCQIVTFPEDASERRRIFAAAFLARAEAALADLEVRAALRRFADL, from the coding sequence GTGATGACTCCGCTTCCGAGCACTCCCGAGGACATCGACACGGCGTGGTTGACTGCAGCTCTTGCCGTCCGCTATCCCGGAGTCCGGGTCGCTGATATCGAAGTGATTGCGCACCGGGAGATCACCAACGCCCACGCGGATCTGCGCGTGCGCTATGACGTGTCCGCGGGAGCGCCGCCGCGGATGTTCTGCAAGATGCTTCCCTTCGCCGACCCCGCGCGGCGCCAGGCGATCGCCGCCACGGGGATGGGGCTGCGCGAAGCGCTCTTCTATGAACGCCTGGCGCCCTCGCTTGCCTTGCGTGTGCCGGCGGTACACGTCGCCTGCCATGATGCCAGCGACGGGTCTTTCCTGCTGCTGTTGGAGGACCTGACCACCACTGGCTGTACGGTGTCGGACGGACCCACGAGCGTGGCTCCGGCCGCCGCCGCGCAGGCGCTGGAGGACCTGGCCGAGTTGCACGTGCGCTACGAGGACCCTACACGCCGGGCGGCGGAGGCGGCGTGGGTGCCGCCTCCGATGACGGGTGGTGACTACGGTGACGTCCGCCTGCGCTATGGCCTCGACCACCACCGTGACCGACTGAGTACGCACTTTGCCGCGATCGCCGAACTCTATCTCGCGAAGCGGCAGGCGTTTCACGCTCTCTGGGATAGCGGACCGCGCACCGTGATTCACGGCGATCCCCATATCGGCAATCTTTTCGACGACCACGGGCGCACCGGTTTCCTGGACTGGGGTATCGTCAACCTCAGCACGCCGCTGCGCGATGTCAGTTACTTCCTCACCATGGCGCTTGCGATAGACGACCGCCGCCGCCACGAGCGCGATTTGCTGCGCCATTACCTCGACGCCCGGGCCGCGCGTGGCGGTCTCGCGATCAGCTTCGAGGACGCCTGGCGGGACCACCGCCTGCAGACGGCCTACGCCGTGCCGGCATGCTGCCAGATCGTGACCTTTCCCGAAGACGCCAGCGAGCGCCGCCGTATTTTTGCCGCGGCTTTCCTGGCAAGGGCTGAAGCCGCGCTCGCGGACCTAGAGGTCCGCGCTGCGCTGCGCCGCTTCGCCGATCTTTGA
- a CDS encoding TetR/AcrR family transcriptional regulator, whose amino-acid sequence MKEKRRSIYLHAVNEAAERIFAAKGVDDSRMPEIAAEAGISLGTLYGVIDGKESLYAGIHRIRIREFLDCICEASETIEGTLERHLAVLRSGSRYFLEHADFLRMHCREGNGWAVSFPTYGAGEVPWREGTAILQELFVRGIEEQVYVEDDPELLVRKMLALQQVELMHWVMRGMSTPHETVLERLEAQFLRAFCTLELQRVRVGQPA is encoded by the coding sequence GTGAAGGAGAAGCGCAGGTCGATCTATCTGCACGCGGTCAACGAGGCCGCCGAGCGGATTTTCGCCGCGAAGGGAGTCGATGACTCCCGTATGCCGGAGATTGCGGCGGAGGCTGGAATCTCGCTGGGCACACTGTACGGGGTCATCGACGGCAAGGAGTCCCTGTACGCCGGGATTCACCGGATTCGAATACGGGAATTTCTCGACTGTATCTGCGAAGCCAGCGAAACCATCGAGGGAACCCTGGAGCGACACCTCGCTGTGCTGCGCTCCGGGTCGCGGTATTTCCTCGAGCATGCGGACTTTCTGCGCATGCACTGTCGCGAGGGCAACGGTTGGGCAGTGAGTTTCCCAACCTACGGCGCGGGGGAAGTTCCCTGGCGGGAGGGCACGGCGATTCTGCAGGAACTTTTCGTGCGCGGAATAGAGGAGCAGGTCTACGTCGAGGACGATCCTGAACTGCTGGTGCGCAAGATGCTCGCGCTGCAGCAGGTAGAACTCATGCACTGGGTCATGCGGGGCATGAGTACCCCCCATGAAACCGTGCTCGAGCGCCTCGAAGCCCAGTTCCTGCGCGCGTTTTGCACCCTCGAATTGCAGCGGGTCCGGGTCGGGCAGCCAGCGTAA
- a CDS encoding monomethylamine:corrinoid methyltransferase: MMTEEKFETELFPTVLGDLQKKYRIEFDPDEPAMIDPELADAIFEAGKELLLEVGLLCKDTQRIIKFSQEEIEEAILTARHEVTVGHGREAITLSPRAPGDRQHPYCFNAAGIITTDTQLYKQHAMTVMQEPTCDGVIPMPLFGIGGMKNIAGTPMQTQVCLTEARIMNEAAAWAGKPGLFFGIPMTSTTPHTLISTFASGLYNRHNCTLPVQILQDMRVDYDRFNLAFYADQLGLEPWMSSSPTLYAYITGPEQGAMQIIAHTLGMLAYSGGALTQAMSVTVDGVYTGNDVTWCNSAAALAAERNLKLPWVCFGGTDSETLPLCDEHWYGVAVAAIIACISGMEGTWLSGGHTGIEARWVGEVSRAAAGLTPKEGVEIIKRINALERAPAPPPVPLGELYDLNTMRPNQLFLDHYRKFTRIFRDLGLDYPTWHY; this comes from the coding sequence ATGATGACGGAGGAGAAGTTCGAAACCGAACTCTTCCCGACAGTGCTGGGCGATCTCCAGAAGAAGTACCGGATCGAGTTCGATCCCGATGAACCGGCCATGATCGATCCCGAGCTGGCTGACGCCATCTTCGAGGCCGGTAAGGAACTGCTGCTGGAAGTCGGATTGTTGTGCAAGGACACCCAGAGGATCATCAAGTTTAGCCAGGAGGAAATCGAGGAGGCCATCCTCACGGCGAGACACGAGGTCACCGTGGGCCACGGGCGGGAGGCAATCACGCTCTCCCCGAGGGCGCCGGGTGACCGGCAGCACCCCTATTGTTTCAACGCGGCCGGCATCATCACGACGGACACGCAACTCTACAAGCAGCACGCCATGACGGTCATGCAGGAGCCGACCTGCGATGGTGTCATTCCGATGCCCCTGTTCGGTATCGGCGGAATGAAAAATATCGCCGGGACACCGATGCAGACGCAGGTCTGCCTCACCGAGGCGCGGATCATGAACGAGGCGGCGGCCTGGGCCGGCAAGCCCGGCCTCTTCTTCGGCATCCCCATGACCTCCACGACGCCCCACACCCTGATCAGCACCTTTGCATCGGGTTTGTACAACCGGCACAACTGCACTCTGCCGGTGCAGATCCTGCAGGACATGCGTGTCGACTACGATCGCTTCAACCTGGCCTTTTATGCCGACCAGCTGGGCCTCGAGCCGTGGATGAGTTCCTCTCCCACCCTGTATGCCTACATCACCGGCCCCGAGCAGGGTGCCATGCAGATCATCGCCCACACCCTGGGAATGCTCGCCTACTCGGGCGGCGCCCTTACCCAGGCAATGTCTGTCACGGTGGACGGCGTTTACACGGGGAACGACGTCACCTGGTGCAACTCGGCGGCGGCCCTGGCCGCGGAGCGCAACCTGAAGCTGCCCTGGGTATGCTTCGGGGGCACGGACAGCGAGACGCTGCCCCTGTGTGACGAGCACTGGTATGGCGTGGCCGTCGCCGCGATCATTGCCTGCATTTCGGGGATGGAAGGCACTTGGTTGTCCGGAGGTCACACCGGCATCGAGGCCCGCTGGGTCGGTGAGGTCTCCCGGGCGGCGGCGGGACTCACGCCCAAGGAGGGCGTCGAAATCATAAAACGGATCAACGCCCTGGAGCGGGCGCCTGCGCCTCCCCCGGTCCCGCTGGGCGAGCTCTACGACCTGAATACGATGCGACCGAATCAGCTGTTCCTCGACCACTACCGGAAGTTCACCAGGATATTCCGGGACCTGGGTCTCGATTACCCAACCTGGCACTACTAG
- a CDS encoding cobalamin-dependent protein (Presence of a B(12) (cobalamin)-binding domain implies dependence on cobalamin itself, in one of its several forms, or in some unusual lineages, dependence on a cobalamin-like analog.): protein MATIADLRQLVSETKPEQAAAMTAELLAAGLDPMAILEEGVMSGLSDVGDRFAAKKAIVLDLVRAGVTAKACIPLIQKAFPEGKGMKVNKKIVLGTMLSQHNIGKNLVSTLLSIGGFEVIDIGEKNSPLDFYKKAESVGADMIAVSVVFAPAMEKFSELISLLSEMNVRDKYPVIVGGAVTTRAWAEAQGADGWGAQAKDGVELARKLLKIS from the coding sequence ATGGCGACAATTGCGGATCTGCGGCAGCTTGTAAGCGAGACAAAGCCGGAACAAGCGGCGGCCATGACCGCGGAACTGCTCGCGGCCGGGCTGGACCCGATGGCCATTCTGGAGGAGGGTGTGATGAGCGGACTCAGCGACGTGGGGGATCGCTTCGCGGCCAAGAAAGCAATCGTCCTCGACCTGGTGCGCGCCGGTGTTACGGCCAAGGCCTGCATTCCCCTGATCCAGAAAGCCTTCCCGGAGGGCAAGGGCATGAAGGTGAACAAGAAAATCGTATTGGGAACCATGCTCAGCCAGCACAATATCGGCAAGAACCTGGTCAGCACCCTGCTGTCCATCGGCGGCTTCGAGGTCATCGACATCGGGGAGAAGAACAGCCCGCTGGACTTCTACAAGAAAGCCGAAAGCGTCGGCGCGGACATGATTGCCGTGTCGGTGGTTTTCGCTCCGGCGATGGAGAAGTTCAGCGAGTTGATCAGCCTGTTGTCGGAAATGAACGTGCGCGACAAGTATCCCGTCATTGTCGGCGGCGCGGTGACGACGCGGGCGTGGGCCGAAGCGCAGGGGGCCGACGGCTGGGGCGCGCAGGCGAAGGACGGCGTGGAGTTGGCCAGGAAACTGCTCAAGATCAGCTAG
- a CDS encoding fumarylacetoacetate hydrolase family protein, which produces MKLVRFEAGAGPRCGVVVGAGVVDLAAAGSPYSGMMDIIAGGATALAAIAQTVARTSPQHALRDIRLLAPVARPGKYLAIGMNYGKHADEAGKLGIARQGHQVWFNKQTTCISGPFDEIDPGVTEMLDYEVELGLVIGTAAKGISVDDALRQVFGYFVANDVSARDWQMHSPTFTMGKSFDTHGPIGPWIVTADELGDPQNLDLRCLVNGELRQSSNTSGMIHGIANQISYLSTAFTLEPGDLIATGTPEGVGVAMHPPTFLQPGDVVRCEIDGIGAIENRVRASGTRH; this is translated from the coding sequence ATGAAACTGGTACGATTCGAGGCGGGTGCAGGCCCGCGCTGCGGCGTGGTTGTCGGCGCAGGTGTGGTGGATCTCGCCGCCGCGGGATCGCCCTATTCCGGGATGATGGACATCATCGCGGGCGGCGCAACAGCGCTGGCCGCGATAGCGCAAACAGTGGCCAGAACCAGCCCGCAACATGCCCTCCGGGATATCCGTCTGCTGGCGCCGGTCGCCAGGCCCGGGAAATACCTGGCCATCGGCATGAATTACGGCAAGCATGCTGATGAGGCAGGGAAACTCGGCATTGCCCGGCAGGGTCACCAGGTCTGGTTCAACAAGCAGACCACCTGTATCTCGGGGCCTTTCGACGAAATCGATCCCGGCGTCACGGAAATGCTCGACTACGAAGTGGAACTGGGCCTGGTGATCGGCACCGCGGCCAAGGGCATCAGCGTAGACGATGCGCTACGGCAGGTATTCGGATATTTCGTCGCCAATGATGTGTCCGCCAGGGACTGGCAGATGCACTCCCCCACCTTCACGATGGGCAAATCATTCGATACTCATGGACCGATTGGTCCCTGGATCGTCACCGCGGATGAACTCGGCGATCCGCAAAACCTGGACTTGCGCTGCCTGGTCAATGGCGAACTGCGCCAATCGAGCAACACCTCCGGGATGATTCACGGTATCGCCAACCAGATTTCCTACCTGTCCACCGCCTTTACGCTCGAACCCGGCGACCTGATTGCCACCGGCACACCCGAGGGCGTGGGCGTAGCGATGCATCCCCCGACATTTCTGCAACCCGGGGACGTGGTGCGCTGCGAAATTGACGGCATCGGCGCCATCGAGAACCGTGTGCGTGCGTCTGGCACGAGGCACTGA
- a CDS encoding NAD(P)-dependent oxidoreductase, protein MKDCRILVTGPAGQIAFPLAARLARDNEVWGIARFGDAAARDRVEQTGITTRAVDLAAPDWSGLPEHFDYVLHLAAQIPPGLDYDATLRTNAEGTGHLMRRFRSARACLVMSTCGVYAPPADPHHAVRETDPLGVSHQPYSPTYCVSKIAQEAVARFAAGAYGLPTVIARMNAAYGDNGGLPAILLEMILADQPIALVPGRAPIASPIHEDDIFAQTPALLAAAAVPATITNWGGDEAVDVRELSEYLAQLGGRTVRFRESADGITQFRLDTTRRRELAGPCQVSWRDGVQRMVATRHPELVKAARP, encoded by the coding sequence ATCAAAGACTGCCGGATACTCGTCACCGGCCCGGCTGGCCAGATCGCGTTCCCGCTGGCCGCGCGCCTCGCGCGCGACAACGAGGTCTGGGGCATCGCACGCTTCGGTGATGCGGCTGCGCGCGATCGGGTGGAACAGACCGGCATCACGACGCGCGCGGTCGATCTCGCCGCACCCGACTGGAGCGGGCTCCCGGAGCATTTCGACTACGTGCTGCATCTTGCGGCGCAGATTCCGCCCGGGCTCGACTACGATGCCACCTTGCGCACCAACGCCGAGGGCACCGGCCACCTGATGCGCCGCTTCCGCTCGGCACGTGCCTGCCTGGTGATGTCCACCTGCGGCGTTTACGCGCCACCGGCCGATCCGCACCATGCGGTACGGGAGACGGACCCGCTGGGCGTCAGCCACCAGCCTTATTCGCCAACATACTGCGTCTCGAAGATCGCGCAGGAGGCGGTCGCCCGCTTTGCCGCGGGGGCCTATGGGCTCCCCACCGTCATCGCGCGCATGAACGCCGCTTATGGCGACAACGGCGGGCTCCCCGCAATCCTGCTCGAGATGATCCTCGCTGATCAGCCGATCGCGCTGGTGCCCGGACGCGCACCGATCGCGAGCCCGATCCACGAAGACGATATTTTCGCGCAGACACCGGCACTGCTTGCCGCCGCGGCGGTGCCCGCGACGATCACCAACTGGGGCGGCGACGAAGCGGTCGATGTGCGTGAACTGTCGGAGTACCTGGCCCAACTGGGTGGACGCACGGTGCGCTTCCGCGAGTCGGCCGACGGCATCACGCAGTTCCGCCTCGACACGACGCGCCGCCGCGAACTGGCGGGACCGTGCCAGGTAAGCTGGCGCGACGGTGTGCAGCGCATGGTCGCGACGCGGCATCCGGAACTCGTCAAGGCCGCGCGGCCCTGA
- a CDS encoding FkbM family methyltransferase yields MRIDKLLRDNRLRIVDIGASGGIDARWAKFTNEYQGILFEPDPREFERLKSTSAPQLVVLNSALFDSVATIDFHLCQKQRVSSVYLPNSGFLARFPKPERFEITRTVQMSTDTLDSQLALHAIDDIDFIKMDTQGCELPILQGSTVTLERTVGMQIEVAFSPIYQDQPLFSDVDNFVRAHGFELFDLKPQTWMRSDSGRGRGQLVFADALYLRSPEQMASLAGLTPRKLIRAMCIYLAHERTDIARVLLREASGRIDLEAEQCELVLAQIGALERRASLQDLLRLRRLRHRIAKIMARL; encoded by the coding sequence ATGCGTATAGACAAGCTGTTGAGAGACAACCGCCTGCGGATCGTCGATATAGGAGCAAGCGGAGGTATAGATGCGCGCTGGGCAAAATTCACCAATGAATACCAGGGCATTCTGTTCGAGCCCGACCCGCGCGAATTCGAGCGTCTGAAATCGACCAGCGCACCGCAACTGGTGGTGCTGAACTCGGCACTTTTCGACTCGGTCGCGACCATCGACTTCCATCTCTGCCAGAAACAGCGTGTCTCATCGGTGTATTTGCCGAACAGCGGATTTCTCGCGCGCTTTCCGAAGCCGGAGCGCTTCGAGATCACCCGCACGGTGCAGATGAGCACGGATACGCTGGACAGCCAGCTTGCCCTGCACGCGATCGACGATATCGACTTCATCAAGATGGATACGCAGGGTTGCGAGCTCCCCATTCTCCAGGGCAGCACGGTGACCCTGGAGCGCACCGTGGGCATGCAGATAGAGGTGGCGTTTTCTCCGATTTACCAGGACCAGCCGCTGTTCAGCGATGTCGACAACTTCGTCCGGGCACACGGTTTCGAACTGTTCGATCTGAAACCACAGACCTGGATGCGCAGCGACAGCGGGCGCGGCCGGGGGCAGCTGGTATTTGCCGATGCCCTGTATTTGCGCAGTCCCGAACAGATGGCGTCGCTGGCCGGCCTGACCCCACGCAAGCTGATCCGGGCGATGTGCATATACCTCGCCCACGAGCGCACCGATATCGCGCGGGTTCTGTTGCGCGAAGCAAGCGGCAGGATCGATCTGGAGGCCGAGCAGTGCGAACTTGTGCTGGCGCAGATTGGCGCGCTCGAGCGTCGCGCCTCGCTGCAGGACCTCCTCAGGTTGCGACGCCTGCGGCACCGCATTGCGAAAATCATGGCGCGCCTCTAG
- a CDS encoding thiamine pyrophosphate-binding protein, which produces MLGVPYVFGVPGGNIDPLCCALAKHQQRSGVRWILTRSESGAGFMAAGFARESGMIGVCSATSGPGCTNLLTPVSNAYVDGIPLLVVTGQNSTTTFGRGAMQEASATGVDAMLMFRACTRYNALVTHPDQLEHNLLAALSSATGPTPGPVHISLPQDIFGRTVGARRRPVSRYAFFGQEITPDRMLLHRLGILLRGCRRGVVVVGEGCINAMEEILCFAERRQWPIVTTPMGRGWMSADHPLYRGVFGTAGHESARKTLSAEEADIILVVCANLDENATCGWDGSTILSQRLLHINNNPEHLARSYMARMNLWGSPRIVFRYLNQQDEEHRPEPGKADGGALPALRDARQLPKHISLLHVEDCGRDCVPINPRRLFWSLSQKVPPGTRLYADAGNAFFWATHYWHPRAGRLIDVNQMPISMGFAPMGWAIGASIGGKLANPKFPVLCITGDGSYLMSAQEISVARQLGINVVILVLNNGVLGTVMHGQRMRGLENTANELPRTDFAMIARAMDIEAYRIATIDELEALGIESLFRRSGPLLLDVLVDGDIAPPIGQRVKNLEQGRAPGQR; this is translated from the coding sequence ATGCTCGGCGTGCCGTACGTGTTCGGTGTGCCCGGTGGCAACATCGATCCGCTGTGCTGCGCGCTGGCAAAACACCAGCAGCGCAGCGGCGTGCGCTGGATCCTCACACGTTCCGAATCGGGTGCGGGATTCATGGCCGCCGGCTTCGCGCGTGAAAGCGGCATGATCGGTGTCTGCAGCGCGACCTCTGGCCCAGGGTGCACCAACCTGCTGACGCCGGTGAGCAACGCCTATGTGGATGGCATACCGCTGCTGGTTGTGACCGGCCAGAACAGCACCACCACCTTCGGGCGCGGCGCGATGCAGGAAGCCAGTGCGACGGGCGTCGATGCGATGCTGATGTTCAGGGCCTGTACCCGCTACAACGCCCTGGTGACGCATCCCGATCAGCTCGAACACAATCTGCTTGCCGCGCTCAGCAGCGCGACCGGGCCGACGCCCGGTCCGGTGCACATCAGTCTGCCGCAGGATATCTTTGGCCGCACCGTGGGCGCGCGGCGCAGGCCGGTATCACGCTATGCGTTTTTCGGCCAGGAGATCACCCCGGACAGGATGCTGCTGCATCGCCTCGGCATACTGTTGCGCGGCTGCCGGCGCGGCGTCGTGGTGGTCGGCGAGGGTTGTATCAATGCGATGGAGGAAATTCTCTGCTTCGCGGAGCGGCGCCAATGGCCGATCGTCACCACGCCCATGGGGCGCGGCTGGATGTCCGCCGACCACCCGTTGTACCGCGGCGTATTCGGTACCGCGGGCCATGAATCCGCCCGCAAGACGCTGAGCGCCGAAGAAGCCGACATCATCCTGGTCGTGTGCGCCAATCTCGATGAAAACGCCACCTGCGGCTGGGACGGCAGCACGATCCTTTCGCAGCGGCTGCTGCACATCAACAACAACCCCGAGCACCTCGCCAGGTCATATATGGCTCGAATGAACCTGTGGGGCAGTCCGCGCATCGTCTTCAGGTATCTCAACCAGCAGGACGAAGAGCATCGGCCGGAGCCCGGCAAAGCGGATGGCGGTGCGCTCCCCGCGTTGCGCGACGCACGGCAATTGCCAAAACACATCAGCCTGCTGCACGTCGAGGACTGTGGCCGCGATTGTGTTCCGATCAATCCGCGCCGGCTGTTCTGGAGTCTCAGCCAGAAGGTTCCGCCCGGGACCCGCCTCTATGCCGACGCAGGCAATGCGTTTTTCTGGGCGACGCATTACTGGCACCCGCGCGCCGGGCGCCTGATCGATGTCAACCAGATGCCGATCTCGATGGGTTTTGCGCCGATGGGCTGGGCCATAGGCGCATCCATCGGCGGCAAGCTCGCCAACCCGAAATTTCCCGTGCTGTGCATCACCGGTGACGGGAGCTATCTCATGAGCGCCCAGGAAATCAGTGTTGCCAGGCAACTCGGCATCAACGTGGTCATCCTGGTGCTGAACAATGGTGTGCTGGGCACGGTGATGCACGGGCAACGCATGCGCGGGCTGGAGAACACGGCCAACGAGTTGCCGCGGACCGATTTCGCCATGATCGCGCGGGCGATGGATATCGAGGCCTACCGCATCGCCACCATTGACGAACTCGAGGCGCTGGGCATCGAAAGCCTGTTCCGGCGCAGCGGTCCGTTGCTGCTGGACGTGCTGGTGGACGGCGACATTGCACCCCCCATCGGGCAGCGCGTCAAAAACCTGGAGCAGGGGAGAGCGCCCGGTCAGCGATAG
- the purU gene encoding formyltetrahydrofolate deformylase, whose amino-acid sequence MNSEYVFTLSCPDRLGIVALVSDVFYRNGAFITEVSNYSDQQSRRFFLRFVFDDRQLGCTIEEFGAHLARLAAELDLDYRFRPLAARQRVLIAVSKYDHCLNVLLNRWKSGVLPIDVTGVVSNHADCRSLVEWYGIPYHHFPVSRETRHEQEQQILDLMRAERVDLLVLARYMQILSDGMCRQLAGRAINIHHSFLPGFKGAKPYHQAYERGVKVIGATAHYVTSDLDEGPIIVQEVKRIDHQVSVEQMVHMGHDTESTALAEAVRLHVTERVVLNGQRTVIL is encoded by the coding sequence TTGAACAGCGAATATGTATTCACCCTCAGCTGCCCGGATCGCCTCGGAATCGTTGCCCTGGTCTCGGATGTGTTCTACCGCAACGGTGCATTCATCACCGAGGTGTCGAACTACAGCGACCAGCAGAGCAGGCGCTTTTTCCTGCGCTTCGTGTTCGATGACCGTCAGCTCGGGTGCACGATCGAGGAGTTCGGCGCGCATCTTGCGCGGCTTGCCGCCGAGCTCGATCTCGATTACCGCTTTCGTCCGCTGGCCGCGCGTCAGCGCGTGCTGATCGCGGTCAGCAAGTACGATCATTGCCTCAACGTTCTGCTCAACAGGTGGAAGTCCGGGGTGCTGCCGATTGATGTGACAGGCGTGGTGTCGAACCACGCCGACTGCCGCAGCCTGGTCGAATGGTACGGGATTCCCTATCACCATTTCCCGGTCAGCAGGGAAACCAGGCACGAGCAGGAACAGCAGATTCTCGATCTGATGCGTGCCGAGCGTGTCGACCTCCTGGTGCTGGCGCGTTATATGCAAATTCTCTCGGATGGGATGTGTCGCCAGCTTGCCGGTCGCGCGATTAATATCCACCACTCGTTTTTGCCCGGTTTCAAGGGTGCGAAGCCCTACCACCAGGCCTATGAGCGCGGCGTGAAGGTGATCGGGGCCACCGCGCACTACGTCACCAGCGATCTCGACGAGGGACCGATCATCGTGCAGGAGGTCAAGCGCATCGATCACCAGGTCTCGGTGGAGCAGATGGTGCACATGGGGCATGACACCGAGTCCACCGCGCTCGCCGAGGCGGTGCGTTTGCACGTCACCGAGCGCGTGGTACTGAACGGACAGCGCACGGTCATACTCTGA